In Solanum pennellii chromosome 3, SPENNV200, a single window of DNA contains:
- the LOC107012657 gene encoding BTB/POZ domain-containing protein NPY4-like, with product MKYMKLGSKPDQFQTQGDSIRYVAAELATDMVINVGDVKFYLHKFPLLLKSYRLQKLIACTNEENIDEINIHDIPGGPAAFEVCAKFCYNMTVTLNAYNVVAARCAADYLEMYESVEKGNLIYKIEVFLTSSIFRSWKDSIIVLQTTKAFLPWSEELKIVSHCLESVASKASVETSKVDWSYTYNHKKLPSENGSDLHCNAISWQQLVPIDWWVEDLCELHIDLYKRVIVTIKTKGRISSEAIGEALKAYANRRLPGFSKGSIQGSDPEKYRYMVDTITWLLPKEKNSVSCSFLIKLLQTSIACECGQTMRSELKRRISLHMEDATVGDLLIRAPDSETIIFDIDIVHDLVENFMLHQKRGQIDSSADNRFHDICPSFASDDSEVKVARVIDGYLAEVARDPNLPLSKFINLAELVSSVSRPSHDGIYRAIDMYLKEHPGITKSERKRICRLMDCRKLSAEACMHAVQNERLPLRIVVQVLFFEQLRATASSGGGSTPDLTRPVKSLLPVGSQRCSTSATSNIDDNSDAVLTAKELKDLKGEFATLRLRDRGDNNCINSNDMIKNAATVDDSKVRSSVMSKKMFSKLWSNKDRQSENSSSDTSESPSSSNAGETKSTSCKVGSIPSLNIS from the exons GTATGTAGCAGCTGAATTGGCAACTGACATGGTTATCAATGTTGGAGATGTGAAATTTTACCTCCACAAG TTCCCCCTTCTGTTGAAGAGTTATCGCTTACAGAAACTGATTGCGTGTACAAACGAggaaaatattgatgaaatcaACATCCATGATATACCTGGTGGACCTGCTGCTTTTGAAGTATGTGCAAAGTTCTGTTATAATATGACAGTAACTTTGAATGCATATAATGTCGTTGCAGCTCGTTGTGCAGCAGATTACTTGGAAATGTATGAGTCAGTTGAGAAGGGAAATCTTATCTACAAGATTGAAGTTTTTCTTACGTCTAGCATCTTCCGGAGCTGGAAAGACTCCATCATTGTTCTTCAGACCACAAAAGCTTTTCTTCCTTGGTCCGAGGAATTAAAAATCGTTAGTCATTGCCTGGAATCTGTAGCTTCTAAAGCTTCTGTAGAAACCTCAAAGGTGGACTGGTCTTACACTTATAACCATAAAAAGCTTCCATCCGAAAACGGAAGTGATCTGCACTGTAATGCGATAAGCTGGCAACAGCTTGTTCCAATAGATTGGTGGGTTGAGGACCTTTGTGAGCTTCATATTGATTTGTATAAACGGGTCATagtaacaataaaaacaaaaggaagGATTTCTTCAGAAGCAATAGGTGAAGCACTGAAAGCATATGCCAACCGGAGGCTCCCGGGATTCAGCAAGGGCAGTATACAAGGAAGTGATCCTGAAAAGTATCGGTACATGGTTGATACGATTACTTGGTTGTTGCCCAAAGAGAAGAACAGTGTTTCCTGCAGTTTCTTGATCAAATTGCTGCAAACATCTATTGCATGCGAATGTGGACAAACGATGAGAAGTGAACTGAAGAGGAGGATTAGCCTGCATATGGAAGATGCAACAGTAGGTGACTTACTAATTCGAGCTCCAGATAGTGAGACTATTATATTCGATATTGACATAGTACACGACCTCGTAGAGAATTTCATGTTGCATCAAAAGAGAGGTCAGATTGATAGTTCTGCAGATAATAGATTCCACGATATATGCCCCTCGTTTGCATCAGATGATTCCGAAGTAAAGGTGGCTAGGGTAATCGATGGATACCTTGCTGAAGTTGCTAGAGATCCAAATCTACCGCTATCGAAGTTTATCAATCTTGCAGAATTGGTCTCTAGCGTCTCTAGACCTTCCCATGATGGAATTTACCGCGCTATTGACATGTATCTCAAG GAACATCCTGGGATAACTAAAAGCGAGAGAAAAAGAATTTGTAGGCTAATGGACTGCAGGAAGCTATCAGCTGAGGCCTGCATGCATGCTGTGCAGAACGAGCGCCTTCCTTTACGAATAGTTGTACAAGTTCTGTTCTTTGAGCAACTCAGAGCCACAGCATCATCCGGTGGTGGCAGCACTCCTGACCTGACTAGACCGGTCAAATCTTTACTCCCGGTGGGATCTCAGAGGTGCTCCACATCAGCTACATCCAACATTGATGACAATTCAGATGCTGTGCTCACAGCCAAGGAACTTAAAGATCTGAAAGGTGAGTTTGCAACTCTAAGATTGAGAGACAGAGGAGATAACAATTGTATTAACTCGAATGACATGATAAAAAATGCTGCAACGGTTGACGATAGCAAAGTGAGGAGTTCAGTCATGTCCAAAAAGATGTTCTCAAAACTATGGTCAAATAAAGATAGACAAAGTGAGAATAGCAGCTCAGATACATCAGAAAGCCCATCATCTTCTAATGCAGGGGAAACAAAGTCTACCTCATGTAAAGTGGGAAGCATTCCCTCTCTAAATATTAGCTGA